In Desulfitibacter sp. BRH_c19, one genomic interval encodes:
- a CDS encoding heme ABC transporter ATP-binding protein, translating into MSILTVKNLSHGFGDRAIFNNISFRLLKGEHIGLIGANGEGKSTFMNIIIGELEPDEGQVEWAKNVRVGYLDQHTLIEKGLTIRELLRGAFKYLFDLETEMNCICNKMAEAEPKELEDLLERMGTIQELLENNDFYVLDAKIEEVCHGLGLKDMDLNNYVNDLSGGQRTKILLAKLLLEKPDILLLDEPSNYLDEEHIEWLKIYLQRYENAFILISHDIPFLNSVINLIYHMDNQELNRYVGDYENFMNVYEAKKLQVQSAFKKQQQEIAALEDFVARNKARVSTRNMAMSRQKKLDKIERIELIKEKPKPMFNFKEAKASSKLVFETKDLVIGYNEPLSKPLNIEMNRGQKIAIMGANGLGKTTLLKSILGQIEPISGSVEFGDNLQIGYYEQEIKEANYKTCIEEFWAHYPAFTQYEVRSALAKCGLTTKHIESKVLVLSGGEQTKIRLCTLINKETNLLILDEPTNHLDVEAKDELKRALKAYKGCILLICHEPEFYNDVVTEVWNCESWTTKIV; encoded by the coding sequence ATGAGTATTTTAACTGTAAAAAATCTAAGTCATGGTTTTGGTGATAGGGCTATTTTTAATAATATTTCTTTTAGATTATTAAAGGGAGAGCATATAGGACTTATTGGTGCTAATGGTGAAGGCAAATCTACCTTTATGAATATAATTATAGGAGAATTGGAGCCTGATGAAGGGCAAGTTGAATGGGCCAAAAATGTTAGAGTCGGCTACCTTGACCAACATACTCTTATTGAAAAAGGCTTAACTATTCGCGAACTTCTTAGGGGTGCTTTTAAGTACCTATTTGATTTGGAAACTGAGATGAATTGTATATGTAATAAAATGGCAGAAGCTGAGCCGAAAGAATTAGAAGACCTACTTGAAAGGATGGGCACAATCCAAGAGCTTCTAGAAAATAACGATTTTTATGTACTAGATGCAAAGATCGAAGAGGTGTGCCATGGTTTAGGTTTAAAAGATATGGACCTTAATAACTATGTTAATGACTTAAGTGGAGGTCAGAGAACAAAGATTCTTCTGGCAAAGCTACTCCTTGAAAAACCAGATATTCTCCTTCTGGATGAACCTAGCAACTATCTTGATGAGGAACATATTGAATGGTTAAAAATCTATCTTCAACGGTATGAAAATGCATTCATTCTTATATCCCATGACATTCCATTTCTAAATAGTGTTATTAACCTAATCTATCATATGGACAACCAGGAATTGAATCGGTATGTGGGTGACTATGAAAACTTTATGAATGTCTACGAAGCAAAAAAACTTCAAGTGCAATCTGCCTTCAAGAAACAACAACAGGAAATTGCTGCACTTGAGGATTTTGTTGCTAGAAATAAGGCTAGGGTTTCTACTCGAAACATGGCAATGTCGCGTCAAAAGAAGCTTGATAAAATAGAACGTATTGAATTAATAAAAGAAAAACCAAAGCCAATGTTTAATTTTAAGGAGGCAAAAGCTTCTAGCAAACTTGTCTTTGAAACAAAGGATTTAGTAATTGGGTATAATGAACCCCTTTCCAAGCCTTTAAATATTGAAATGAATCGGGGTCAAAAAATAGCTATAATGGGAGCAAACGGTTTAGGAAAAACAACACTTCTAAAGAGTATACTCGGACAAATTGAGCCTATTTCTGGATCTGTAGAGTTTGGAGATAATCTTCAGATTGGTTATTATGAGCAGGAAATAAAAGAAGCAAATTACAAAACATGTATTGAAGAATTTTGGGCGCATTATCCAGCCTTTACGCAATATGAGGTAAGATCAGCCCTAGCTAAATGCGGGCTCACCACAAAGCATATAGAAAGTAAAGTTCTTGTATTAAGCGGCGGTGAGCAAACCAAGATACGTTTATGTACACTTATAAACAAAGAAACTAATTTACTCATCCTAGATGAGCCAACAAACCATCTAGATGTTGAAGCTAAGGATGAATTAAAACGAGCACTTAAAGCATATAAGGGTTGCATTTTATTAATATGCCATGAGCCTGAATTTTACAATGATGTGGTTACCGAAGTTTGGAATTGTGAATCCTGGACAACTAAAATAGTGTAG
- a CDS encoding CarD family transcriptional regulator codes for MFEIGDKVVYPMHGAGIIEAIEEKEILGDKQNYYIMNIRNMLVMFPMESNLGIRQIVDSDTIEDVLKGFNDDVSDPTLNPSQRYRSNMNKMKTGDIYQGAQVIRELIHMSKKRALATGDKNMLDNARQILISELVLVKGIAPEQADDLLDDFLAN; via the coding sequence ATGTTTGAAATTGGCGATAAAGTTGTTTATCCGATGCATGGTGCCGGTATCATTGAAGCTATTGAGGAAAAAGAAATATTAGGTGATAAACAGAATTACTATATAATGAACATAAGAAATATGCTAGTTATGTTTCCTATGGAGTCTAATTTAGGAATAAGACAGATTGTTGATTCAGATACAATAGAAGATGTATTAAAAGGTTTTAATGATGATGTATCAGACCCAACCCTCAACCCTAGTCAAAGGTACCGTAGTAATATGAATAAGATGAAAACTGGCGATATTTATCAAGGAGCTCAGGTCATCCGTGAGTTAATACACATGAGTAAAAAGAGAGCACTTGCTACAGGCGATAAAAATATGTTAGATAATGCTCGACAAATTCTAATTAGTGAGCTCGTATTAGTAAAAGGAATTGCTCCAGAGCAAGCTGATGATTTACTAGATGATTTTTTGGCTAATTAA
- a CDS encoding multifunctional 2',3'-cyclic-nucleotide 2'-phosphodiesterase/5'-nucleotidase/3'-nucleotidase, producing MKRSRFNRFTLTAVLVLTLIFLSFGGLPIFAEEVNDVSITIIHTNDLHGRVVEGAYDGMGFGKIATLVDQLMEENPNSILLDAGDAVHGLPFATMVEGESIISIMNTIGYDAMVPGNHDFNYGQERLLELDEMATFPILAANVMKEDGTNLLQPYIVKEMAGLRIAIFGLATPETLFKSHPKGVVGLDFIDPVESAKKMVDELKDESDIIIALAHLGMDEESIHTSLKVAEVEGIDILVDGHSHTVLTEGMLHGDTLIVSSGEYGKFLGIVDISIKEGVIVDKKARLITKDDVAELEEKSEITDLISEISEAQELVLSEIIGRTAVDLDGEREMVRKGETNLGNLLTDVFLDVTGADVALTNGGGIRGSIPAGDISRDSIISVFPFGNSIETKQVKGADLKAMLEHGTDVYPELKGAFPHVAGMTFKIDVSKTAGDRVVDIMVSGAPLELDKEYILATNDFLAAGGDDYSWLIDAPSVRQYMAMDEALIAYIEKHEVIEPKVEGRITEVEPAAVEEVEELDEVEEAVEEVIEEAIEEEEEAAAIVELEKEMNTTIYIVKEGDWLSTIAAKFGTTWQKLQEVNQLKNPHLIFPYQEIVIPVE from the coding sequence ATGAAACGATCTAGATTTAACCGTTTTACTCTGACGGCAGTATTAGTACTTACATTAATATTCTTAAGTTTTGGCGGATTACCCATATTTGCAGAAGAAGTAAACGATGTAAGCATTACAATTATTCATACCAATGATCTACATGGACGTGTTGTTGAAGGTGCTTATGATGGTATGGGGTTTGGTAAAATTGCTACCCTAGTAGATCAGTTAATGGAAGAAAACCCTAACAGTATTCTACTGGACGCTGGGGATGCTGTACATGGGTTGCCCTTTGCAACAATGGTAGAGGGCGAGAGTATAATTTCAATCATGAATACTATTGGCTATGATGCCATGGTACCTGGTAACCATGACTTTAATTATGGTCAGGAAAGACTATTGGAATTGGATGAAATGGCTACATTTCCAATTCTTGCTGCAAATGTCATGAAAGAAGACGGAACAAATCTTTTACAACCCTACATTGTTAAAGAGATGGCCGGATTAAGGATAGCTATTTTTGGTTTAGCAACTCCTGAGACACTCTTTAAATCTCATCCAAAAGGTGTGGTTGGACTAGATTTTATTGATCCAGTTGAATCTGCAAAAAAGATGGTAGATGAGTTAAAAGATGAAAGTGACATTATTATAGCACTAGCACATCTAGGAATGGATGAAGAAAGCATCCATACTAGTTTAAAGGTAGCAGAAGTTGAAGGAATAGATATACTTGTAGATGGCCACAGTCATACTGTTCTTACTGAAGGAATGCTGCATGGTGACACCTTAATCGTTAGTTCTGGCGAGTATGGAAAATTCCTCGGTATCGTGGACATATCAATTAAGGAAGGAGTTATCGTAGATAAAAAAGCTCGGTTAATTACTAAAGATGATGTTGCAGAACTCGAAGAAAAATCTGAAATAACGGATCTAATTAGTGAAATTTCTGAGGCCCAAGAGCTTGTTCTTTCAGAAATTATTGGTAGGACTGCCGTAGACTTAGATGGTGAAAGAGAAATGGTTAGAAAGGGTGAAACAAATCTAGGAAACCTTCTTACAGATGTATTCTTAGATGTAACAGGTGCTGATGTTGCATTAACAAATGGGGGAGGAATTAGAGGATCCATTCCAGCGGGAGACATTTCTAGAGATAGTATTATCTCGGTATTCCCATTTGGTAATTCCATTGAAACTAAACAAGTTAAAGGTGCAGATCTTAAAGCAATGTTAGAGCATGGTACAGACGTGTATCCAGAATTAAAGGGTGCTTTCCCTCACGTTGCTGGAATGACATTTAAAATAGATGTATCAAAGACTGCGGGTGACCGTGTTGTTGATATTATGGTTAGTGGAGCCCCACTAGAATTAGATAAAGAATATATCCTAGCAACAAATGACTTTTTAGCAGCAGGTGGAGATGACTATTCATGGTTAATTGATGCTCCAAGCGTGCGACAGTATATGGCCATGGACGAAGCATTAATCGCTTATATAGAGAAACATGAAGTAATTGAACCAAAGGTAGAAGGTAGAATCACTGAAGTTGAACCAGCAGCAGTCGAGGAAGTCGAAGAATTGGATGAAGTTGAAGAAGCAGTAGAGGAAGTAATTGAGGAGGCAATTGAAGAAGAAGAAGAAGCTGCTGCCATTGTCGAGCTTGAAAAGGAAATGAATACAACTATATATATTGTTAAAGAAGGAGATTGGTTATCAACCATAGCCGCCAAATTCGGCACTACTTGGCAAAAATTACAAGAAGTTAATCAGTTAAAAAATCCTCATTTAATATTCCCCTATCAAGAAATTGTCATACCAGTTGAATAA
- a CDS encoding trimethylamine methyltransferase, protein MLAGFGLNVLSDDALDMIHNATLEILWYEGVKINSALALDIYDGGGCTVDKKNKKVYIPSHVVEDCIKSAPSTILLAGRDAKNDIVLDGSRVNFCNFSKGVNVIDPYTGDLRKSTKQDKVNVSILVDYLGQYDLLDVAVEARDVDPKTANLECYEAMVSNSTKHSTQSPHSTAEAQKLIDMATTVVGGKEELRKRPITSATVCPSSPLSIDPETCEPIITYAKNGVPLTVLSMAMAGGTSPVTLAGTLVTHNAEVLSGIVLAQLTNKGTPNMYGSSTTIMDLRLASATIGCPELGMISAAVSKMAQYYNLPSFVAGT, encoded by the coding sequence ATGTTAGCTGGGTTTGGATTAAATGTGTTATCTGATGATGCGTTAGATATGATACATAATGCAACGTTAGAAATACTATGGTATGAAGGGGTAAAGATTAATAGTGCTCTTGCTTTGGATATCTATGATGGCGGTGGATGTACAGTCGATAAGAAGAATAAAAAGGTGTACATACCATCTCATGTTGTGGAGGATTGTATAAAATCTGCACCATCAACGATTTTGCTTGCTGGTAGAGATGCTAAAAATGATATAGTCTTAGATGGATCAAGAGTAAACTTCTGTAACTTCAGTAAAGGAGTTAATGTAATAGACCCTTATACAGGAGATTTGAGAAAATCTACTAAGCAGGATAAAGTTAATGTTTCTATTCTAGTGGATTATTTAGGCCAGTATGATTTGTTGGATGTTGCTGTAGAAGCTAGGGATGTGGATCCCAAAACTGCAAATCTTGAGTGTTATGAGGCTATGGTTTCTAACTCAACTAAACACTCAACACAATCACCGCATAGTACCGCAGAAGCACAAAAGCTGATAGATATGGCTACAACTGTAGTAGGGGGTAAGGAAGAGTTAAGGAAGCGGCCCATAACCTCAGCTACTGTATGTCCGTCAAGTCCATTAAGTATTGATCCAGAAACATGTGAACCCATTATTACCTATGCAAAAAATGGTGTTCCATTGACTGTGCTTTCTATGGCCATGGCAGGGGGAACATCTCCGGTAACTCTGGCAGGAACTTTAGTAACTCATAATGCTGAAGTTCTTAGCGGAATTGTATTGGCACAGTTGACAAATAAGGGTACACCTAATATGTATGGAAGTTCCACAACAATTATGGATTTAAGATTAGCCTCTGCTACTATTGGATGCCCTGAGTTAGGGATGATTAGTGCAGCAGTTAGTAAAATGGCTCAATATTATAACTTACCTAGTTTTGTTGCAGGGACATAG
- a CDS encoding trimethylamine methyltransferase, which translates to MIDLGMTLDFGQLVTDNEMAKMVRQVLNGIPVNEETLAMDVIRSVGSEGHFLMQEHTLAHMKTVQSQSKIFDRNTRQAWQANGGKDLATRATEEARYILENHKPTPLPESTAKTLREMIEEAEKEWGVKK; encoded by the coding sequence ATGATTGACTTGGGAATGACTTTAGACTTTGGCCAATTAGTGACCGATAATGAAATGGCCAAAATGGTAAGACAGGTTCTAAATGGTATACCTGTTAATGAAGAAACTCTCGCTATGGATGTTATCCGTTCGGTAGGATCCGAAGGACACTTCTTAATGCAAGAGCATACATTGGCACACATGAAAACAGTTCAATCTCAGAGCAAAATTTTTGATAGAAATACTAGACAAGCTTGGCAGGCAAATGGTGGTAAAGATCTTGCTACTAGAGCTACTGAAGAAGCCAGATACATTTTAGAAAATCATAAGCCAACACCACTTCCTGAAAGCACGGCTAAGACATTAAGAGAAATGATAGAAGAAGCCGAAAAGGAATGGGGAGTAAAAAAATAA
- a CDS encoding phosphate-binding protein — MATVTSRKIILLLAVVLMAGLFAMGCGQSNQDSGTKNENDTLEEARLSGTITIAGSTSVQPISEELASVFMDLNSDVRIEVSGGGSSAGVRAAESGAADIGAASRKLKDEESSVSGIVIAIDGIAVVVTPENPVNDLSFEEIQKIFRGEITNWSEVGGADANIVVVNREEGSGTRGAFHEIVVGDKNDFVNTAIIQNSTGAVREAVSNDVNAIGYVSLGGINDSVKPLMVDGVEATIDNIKSDKYPVARPFNYVVKNGTQLSDIAQAFVDFILSADGQAIVGENGFVPVN; from the coding sequence ATGGCAACTGTTACATCAAGAAAGATAATTTTACTTTTAGCTGTAGTTTTAATGGCGGGACTATTTGCCATGGGGTGTGGACAGAGCAATCAAGATTCTGGAACAAAAAATGAAAATGATACTCTAGAAGAAGCAAGACTAAGTGGAACAATTACAATTGCAGGGTCAACTTCTGTACAACCTATATCTGAAGAATTAGCAAGTGTATTTATGGATCTTAATTCAGATGTAAGAATTGAAGTATCTGGTGGAGGATCAAGTGCTGGTGTAAGGGCAGCCGAATCAGGAGCAGCAGACATTGGAGCAGCTTCTAGAAAATTAAAAGATGAAGAGTCTAGTGTTTCAGGAATTGTCATTGCAATAGATGGTATTGCAGTAGTAGTTACACCTGAGAATCCAGTAAATGACCTTTCTTTCGAAGAAATCCAGAAAATTTTTAGAGGAGAAATAACTAATTGGAGTGAAGTCGGTGGAGCCGATGCTAACATAGTCGTTGTAAATAGGGAAGAGGGTTCCGGCACTCGTGGTGCATTTCATGAAATAGTTGTTGGTGACAAAAATGATTTCGTTAATACTGCTATAATCCAGAACTCAACGGGAGCTGTTAGAGAAGCTGTTTCCAATGATGTAAACGCAATAGGATATGTGTCACTTGGTGGAATTAATGATAGTGTTAAACCACTAATGGTTGATGGAGTAGAAGCAACAATAGACAATATTAAGTCAGATAAATACCCTGTTGCACGTCCATTTAACTATGTAGTTAAGAACGGTACCCAATTGAGTGACATAGCACAAGCTTTTGTAGATTTTATTCTAAGTGCTGACGGTCAAGCAATAGTTGGGGAAAACGGTTTTGTACCTGTAAACTAG
- a CDS encoding phosphate ABC transporter permease has protein sequence MNHTSREKIVKVFLFLAAFTAVLSVILIAFFVFKEGMPIFITYGISEVIFGQNWNPTNQVYGILPMIIGTIFVTIFAIFIGAPMGISVAIFLAEISPQQISKIVRPAVELLAGIPSVIYGLFGMVIIRSILADISRGPLGEHLPASYQTGYSILGAGIILAIMILPTVINISEDAIRSVPKEYKEGALALGASKWQTIYNVILPAAKSGIATSVILGTGRALGETMAVIMIAGNTALIPEISWKGLFAPVRTLTGNIALEMGYAGPEHQQALFATGIVLFLFIMVLNVLTTLIAKRGFNRG, from the coding sequence ATGAATCATACTTCAAGAGAAAAAATTGTAAAGGTTTTTTTGTTTTTGGCTGCTTTTACCGCAGTATTAAGTGTAATCCTAATTGCATTTTTTGTATTTAAGGAAGGAATGCCTATTTTCATTACCTATGGTATTTCAGAGGTAATATTTGGGCAAAATTGGAACCCGACAAATCAAGTATATGGTATTTTACCAATGATAATCGGGACCATTTTTGTAACCATTTTTGCAATTTTTATTGGAGCTCCAATGGGAATTTCTGTGGCTATATTTTTAGCAGAAATATCTCCACAGCAGATTTCTAAGATAGTAAGACCTGCTGTAGAATTATTAGCTGGTATACCTTCTGTTATTTATGGTCTATTTGGAATGGTTATTATAAGGAGCATTCTTGCTGACATATCTAGGGGCCCTTTGGGTGAGCATTTACCAGCAAGTTACCAAACGGGATATTCAATATTAGGTGCAGGTATTATTCTTGCGATAATGATTTTACCTACCGTTATTAATATTTCAGAAGATGCTATAAGATCTGTTCCTAAGGAGTATAAGGAGGGTGCATTAGCCTTAGGGGCATCAAAATGGCAAACTATTTACAATGTTATTCTTCCTGCTGCTAAATCGGGAATTGCGACCTCTGTCATACTAGGGACAGGTAGGGCTCTTGGTGAGACTATGGCAGTTATTATGATTGCAGGAAATACAGCACTAATACCTGAAATAAGCTGGAAGGGTCTATTTGCCCCAGTAAGAACATTAACAGGAAATATAGCTTTAGAAATGGGATATGCTGGTCCTGAGCATCAACAAGCTCTCTTTGCAACAGGAATTGTTTTATTTTTGTTTATTATGGTTTTAAATGTGTTAACAACTCTTATTGCTAAAAGGGGGTTTAATAGAGGATGA
- a CDS encoding phosphate ABC transporter permease: protein MTKVEKQQAVAYGVLSFAAMLTVLILGLIVFYVLSKGLGMISIEFLLDKPKKMGSEGGIFPAIIGTIYLVFITMIVATPIGVGAAIYLNEYTKEGPITNTIRFATEALAGIPSIIFGLFGFAFFVILLKPITGGWSIISGALTGVTMILPTIVRSSEEALKAVPSILREGSLALGTTRWQTIKRVILPTAFPGILTGLILSIGRVIGETAAFLLTLGGSLLIPSSIFDGSRTLSLHLYMVAMETGAMDIAFGTGAVLIFLIIIINATSRFLLKKFIRKMS, encoded by the coding sequence ATGACAAAAGTTGAGAAACAGCAAGCAGTAGCTTATGGAGTTCTAAGCTTTGCAGCAATGTTGACGGTATTGATACTTGGCTTAATAGTGTTCTATGTATTAAGCAAAGGATTGGGTATGATTAGTATAGAGTTTTTATTAGATAAACCTAAAAAAATGGGTTCTGAAGGGGGAATTTTTCCCGCTATAATAGGTACTATTTACCTAGTATTTATTACAATGATTGTTGCTACCCCAATTGGTGTAGGGGCTGCTATTTACCTTAATGAATATACAAAGGAAGGTCCTATAACAAATACTATCCGATTTGCTACTGAAGCATTGGCTGGTATTCCTTCAATAATCTTTGGGCTGTTTGGTTTTGCATTTTTCGTAATTCTATTAAAACCGATTACAGGGGGTTGGTCAATTATCTCTGGTGCTTTAACAGGTGTGACAATGATATTGCCTACTATAGTTCGTTCTTCAGAAGAAGCCCTAAAAGCAGTTCCTAGTATTTTAAGAGAGGGCAGCTTAGCTTTAGGCACTACTAGGTGGCAAACTATAAAGAGAGTTATACTGCCAACTGCATTCCCGGGTATTTTAACAGGTTTAATTTTATCAATTGGTAGAGTTATAGGTGAGACTGCTGCATTTTTACTAACCTTAGGTGGTAGTTTGCTTATCCCTAGTTCCATATTTGATGGTAGTCGTACATTATCACTTCATTTATATATGGTAGCCATGGAAACAGGTGCCATGGATATTGCATTTGGGACAGGTGCAGTCTTGATATTTTTAATCATAATCATAAACGCTACATCAAGATTCTTATTAAAGAAATTTATAAGAAAAATGTCATAG
- the pstB gene encoding phosphate ABC transporter ATP-binding protein (ATP-binding protein; PstABCS is an ATP dependent phosphate uptake system which is responsible for inorganic phosphate uptake during phosphate starvation) gives MALKNISIQLPSNQISALIGPSGCGKSTFLRTLNRMNDLIPRVTIEGNVLIDNHNIYEKDIDVVELRKQIGMVFQKPNPFPMSIYENVVYGPKCHGVKDKKKLNEIAEKSLKKAVLWDEVKDRLKDSALSLSGGQQQRLCIARVLAVEPGIVLMDEPTSALDPIATLKIEELVTNLKEDYTIVIVTHNMEQAARVSDNTSFFLNGEVIETGATEIIFTNPEHKKTEDYITGRFG, from the coding sequence ATGGCATTAAAAAATATATCCATTCAGCTGCCTAGCAACCAGATATCTGCTTTAATTGGTCCATCAGGATGCGGAAAATCCACCTTTTTGAGAACTTTAAACAGAATGAATGATCTAATTCCCCGTGTTACCATTGAAGGAAATGTCTTGATTGATAATCATAATATCTATGAAAAGGATATAGATGTTGTTGAGCTGCGAAAGCAAATCGGCATGGTTTTTCAAAAACCAAATCCTTTCCCCATGAGTATTTATGAAAACGTTGTATATGGACCAAAATGCCATGGAGTTAAGGATAAGAAGAAGCTAAATGAAATTGCCGAAAAAAGCTTGAAGAAAGCCGTTTTATGGGATGAAGTAAAGGATAGATTGAAGGATTCGGCATTAAGTCTTTCTGGAGGTCAGCAACAGAGACTTTGTATTGCTCGTGTATTAGCAGTAGAGCCGGGCATAGTTCTCATGGATGAACCAACATCTGCGTTGGATCCAATAGCTACTTTGAAAATAGAAGAATTGGTTACGAACTTGAAGGAAGATTATACAATTGTAATTGTAACTCATAATATGGAACAAGCTGCTCGTGTTTCTGATAATACTTCCTTTTTCCTAAATGGTGAGGTAATAGAAACTGGAGCTACTGAAATCATATTCACCAACCCCGAGCATAAAAAAACAGAGGATTATATTACAGGTAGATTTGGTTAA
- the pstB gene encoding phosphate ABC transporter ATP-binding protein (ATP-binding protein; PstABCS is an ATP dependent phosphate uptake system which is responsible for inorganic phosphate uptake during phosphate starvation), whose product MPICTIEDLNLWYGNNHALKDVNLNIIRKNVTAIIGPSGCGKSTFIKVLNRMIDLIPDVKITGSVYIDGKSILSDEINLINLRTEVGMVFQKPNPFPKSVFENVAFAPKMQGVKSKEELYNIVERSLKQAALWEEVKDRLHAPGLGLSGGQQQRLCIARALAMEPEVLLMDEPTSALDPIATLKIEELLHELKDKYQIVIVTHNMHQAARVSDRTVFFLNGEIIETGDTEMIFTRPKEQKTEDYITGRFS is encoded by the coding sequence ATGCCAATTTGTACTATTGAAGATTTAAATCTATGGTATGGTAATAACCATGCCTTAAAGGATGTTAATTTGAATATTATTAGGAAAAATGTAACTGCTATTATTGGACCATCAGGTTGTGGAAAATCCACCTTTATAAAGGTGCTAAATAGAATGATAGATTTAATTCCTGATGTAAAAATTACTGGAAGCGTTTATATTGATGGTAAAAGCATTTTATCTGATGAAATAAATTTGATTAATCTACGTACTGAAGTAGGCATGGTTTTTCAAAAACCAAACCCATTTCCTAAATCTGTTTTTGAAAATGTAGCATTTGCTCCCAAAATGCAGGGCGTAAAGTCAAAAGAGGAGCTCTATAATATAGTAGAACGTAGCTTAAAGCAGGCTGCTCTGTGGGAAGAAGTAAAAGATAGATTACATGCTCCAGGCTTAGGTTTATCTGGGGGACAGCAGCAAAGATTATGCATTGCTAGAGCTTTAGCTATGGAACCCGAAGTACTACTAATGGATGAACCAACGTCAGCTTTAGATCCAATAGCGACTCTCAAAATAGAAGAATTGCTGCATGAGTTAAAGGATAAGTACCAAATAGTTATAGTTACCCACAATATGCACCAGGCTGCTCGTGTATCTGATAGGACAGTCTTCTTTTTGAATGGCGAAATTATTGAGACAGGTGATACAGAAATGATTTTTACGAGACCAAAGGAACAAAAAACAGAAGATTATATTACTGGAAGGTTTAGCTAA
- a CDS encoding PhoU family transcriptional regulator, translating into MIRANFQQSLEELQKEILKMGSLVEDMITDSIKSLAKQDLDLAEVVLQKDNIVNKFDLEIEDRCMKLIATQQPMGKDLRMIGITFNVIKDLERMADLSCDIAKIVKRIGKEPLIKPLIDIPRMAELSKKMVKKALDSYVSQDIVLAEEISLDDDQVDNLHNQIFRELLIIMMENPKTITQATHLLFISRYLERIADYATNICESVIFLVTGERKDLNP; encoded by the coding sequence GTGATAAGAGCGAATTTCCAGCAGTCTCTTGAAGAACTTCAAAAAGAGATACTAAAGATGGGTAGTTTAGTGGAGGACATGATTACAGACTCAATAAAATCACTTGCAAAACAAGATTTGGACCTTGCAGAAGTTGTTTTACAAAAAGATAATATTGTTAACAAATTTGACTTAGAAATTGAGGATAGATGTATGAAGTTAATTGCAACTCAACAGCCAATGGGTAAGGATTTAAGAATGATTGGTATTACCTTTAATGTTATAAAGGACTTAGAAAGAATGGCTGATTTGTCCTGTGATATTGCCAAAATTGTAAAAAGAATTGGTAAGGAGCCACTTATCAAACCTCTTATAGACATTCCAAGAATGGCTGAGCTCTCAAAAAAAATGGTTAAGAAAGCCTTGGACAGTTATGTTAGCCAAGATATTGTATTGGCAGAGGAAATATCTTTAGACGATGATCAGGTAGATAATCTGCATAACCAGATTTTTAGGGAATTATTGATTATAATGATGGAGAATCCAAAAACTATTACCCAAGCCACACATCTATTATTTATTAGCAGATACTTGGAAAGAATAGCAGATTATGCTACAAACATCTGTGAAAGTGTAATATTTTTAGTAACAGGGGAAAGAAAAGACTTAAATCCCTAA